A stretch of Apis cerana isolate GH-2021 linkage group LG1, AcerK_1.0, whole genome shotgun sequence DNA encodes these proteins:
- the LOC108002081 gene encoding bromodomain adjacent to zinc finger domain protein 2B isoform X32 has translation MGTGMEKENSASGGGGGGGGGGGGEAAATATPGATSASEKLQADQANPLLDPTALFGAYWPRSDSAASSLFGGMPGGYGLGAHHLPSAYAILGRGGSAPGFGGHTPASAPPPPPYSHSSLGTLSVAASQAASLGINPASAAWWTMASHLAAQDYLARLQGAAGLPGFPPGAESLLPPYPASLLNPPSLSSHKSSKSKSSKSHKTPASSSSSTTPSMTSSSLPVSTQAPVTSSHHSTSASTTPNSQTNVVSSAKEGSDPSSILGGVRLPPDTEIIKYTSSIVGPKVPGTTNRGRKKTISLDTPSVSVHPPPVPALTAHQTNTTTTSLMMEPRKYNRTGSESNDYRESVDRVEVIKLPAHSTNGNVLPAPSSYTTTTNTSNSNDSDAPLNLSLKPATTSSNSPISGSQPLSQLSNLSQSLLASDRTSRRKPGPKPRRVPQNSVPVPASPSPSLAQLFAAADSPQRPSSGSEESESASTTHHKDGRPRNLGRGVSKPKKNTVASLLAQSRALGIKPTPTLDPSVPLSHQVSLLRSNILAAQLHATATGQTGQTDDKNQEKMKNKLLEVSGEESNMDVTSESGSNTDVVTDTDDDNTDGVSSAKRRKVKPSERDLQVPLERGWKRETVIKGLGKSGVIKGDVSYYSPCGKTFRSSPDLAKFLEQQNPPELTTANFSFSSRPLVGEFLQPTMGLAEAEFVRLGAQEVARRLEELRAAGGFRDSRTNNQYEREKLAYAKKLAKEEAQRHKEQARLIKEQEKTERQEAVRREREIRNQQLLEERELKRQQAVMLKEQMYMQELTKQREMLYTVELERERRRQHMALVRALENRRKMEEREKKRLEARAERIATKEKRAEQRKMEMELIEQIRKPVEDMELTDHRSLPELKRIPGLKLSGQAFADIVMVFEFLHNFGETLGFDMESLPSLKSLQLALLNDEEAEEELLSVMTHLLVCAIEDPGIPQPARHTTGLGQSLRQADITHANISEVLRIYLYANATGEVKALTGVCLERERDKKFADHHQNGGDYASTCSGKNAQFYEHLHNNETWRMSERLRDKPFLALNPTHKAQMLAFLCNELLQNKAVIRQIEGSLETVAQLRKERFVLDTKIRKLRQLHSRKVRMEAVGVIVNKTGDTITIEKKEGDEEGNTSSTAVGTTPTPDEIHHEDEVEDMSENESEGTQPEEEEDKNLSGEELGKKLDKLLKQSEEQLQKLNSSSKQLRAHIFGQDRYWRRYWELACAGGIFVEAMESAEPEILELQAELDEKYKDVSMEEKRETKQEDTKVENRENEAPNDVKKEKKFNSNDQEDTKSLIEKTKSEIEDINCKKEPMQNCENLTNVKEEKKNDLDNSMTDAKTNVTSEEIKQETEVVSMDVDVKEETKKENDETDEDMKPAVKMMEDKIVETIPNGDKFNHVNNLHNGKELNGTFISNNSNESNWFSILPRETCDTPGPSTKQIFGIAEPTELRIPVFPPPASPNYDRCDSPAPLILTQDEAAQLEYLKVHGLPPPGEAKPVPNDLRYGWWRITDVDTFQELLEHLHSRGVREKELKRTTWATMESFLAVTGKINVDPGNLTATELQATPDEPDTPIPKPDNPAVWSEQVALRVDAQLLEQVEALEDKVANASMQVKGWKLPPRAGTEEAEEIEKLNEMEKISAVEQARQRLLSLEAAIERRYLKPPLGVCTGDPNLAALKAEQAAAANANSNNSDQSNQTPVPQEETTPRGLNNWREATARAHTSAQLAMALYMLEASIAWDKSIMKAVSLTPARNSVCVKLRNRCVSLKATTQYNQLLTTSQASNCQFCHSGDNEDKLLLCDGCDRGYHTYCFRPKMENIPDGDWYCHECMNKATGERNCLVCGKRVGKNLVLCELCPRAYHTDCHNPVMPKMPRGKWYCSNCHSKQPKKRNSSRRSHTKGGGTRESESSDHPPASPTPSTASNTHVEDVSSSEPATPTASPRKEGNNRTLTKKQQRELAPCKVLLEQLEQQDEAWPFLLPVNTKQFPTYKKIIKTPMDLSTIKKKLQDSVYKSRDEFCADVRQMFINCEVFNEDDSPVGKAGHGMRSFFEMRWTEITGAPPPHPQTHS, from the exons CGTATTGGCCTCGGAGCGACAGTGCAGCTTCGTCGCTTTTCGGCGGTATGCCGGGCGGATATGGATTGGGGGCCCATCATTTACCATCGGCTTACGCTATCCTGGGCCGTGGAGGTTCTGCTCCCGGATTCGGGGGTCACACACCGGCTTCCGCTCCACCGCCACCCCCGTACTCCCACAGCAGCCTTGGTACTCTGAGCGTGGCTGCCAGTCAGGCTGCAAGTTTAG GCATCAATCCCGCGAGTGCAGCATGGTGGACGATGGCCTCACACTTAGCGGCACAGGACTACCTCGCGAGGTTACAAGGAGCGGCAGGATTGCCCGGATTTCCGCCTGGCGCCGAGAGCCTCCTGCCACCGTATCCTGCCTCGCTACTTAATCCCCCGTCCTTGTCGTCCCACAAGTCCAGTAAGT CTAAGTCAAGCAAGAGTCACAAGACTCCCGCGAGCAGCAGCAGCTCGACGACGCCGAGTATGACGAGCAGCAGTTTACCGGTCTCGACCCAGGCGCCGGTCACGTCCTCTCATCACAGCACGTCGGCGAGCACCACGCCGAATTCCCAAACGAACGTTGTCAG TTCTGCGAAAGAGGGCAG cgaTCCTAGCAGTATATTAGGAGGTGTACGCCTGCCACCCGATACAGAGATTATCAAATACACGTCGAGCATAGTCGGTCCAAAGGTTCCTGGCACAACGAACCGCGGTAGAAAGAAGACCATATCCTTGGACACGCCGAGCGTGAGCGTACATCCGCCCCCTGTACCCGCTCTCACCGCTCATCAAACAAACACGACCACCACGTCACTGATGATGGAACCGAGAAAGTATAATCGCACGGGG aGCGAGTCGAACGATTACAGGGAGTCGGTGGATCGCGTGGAGGTGATCAAATTGCCGGCACATTCGACGAACGGCAACGTTCTACCGGCACCATCGTCCTACACGACCACCACCAACACGAGCAACTCGAACGATTCGGACGCGCCGTTGAACCTCTCGTTGAAACCGGCGACGACCAGCAGTAATTCGCCGATTTCCGGCAGCCAGCCGCTCAGCCAGCTCAGTAATTTAAGTCAGTCGTTACTCGCCTCCGATCGAACTT CGAGAAGAAAGCCAGGACCGAAGCCTCGAAGGGTGCCGCAGAACTCCGTGCCGGTGCCGGCGTCGCCGAGCCCTTCGTTGGCGCAGCTGTTCGCCGCCGCCGATTCACCGCAACGGCCGAGCAGCGGGAGCGAGGAGAGCGAGAGCGCAAGCACGACCCACCACAAGGACGGCAGGCCAAGGAACCTGGGTCGCGGCGTTTCGAAACCGAAGAAGAACACGGTTGCCTCGTTGCTCGCTCAGAGCAGAGCCCTGGGAATCAAACCGACGCCCACGTTGGACCCCAGTGTGCCATTGTCTCATCAGGTCTCGTTACTGAGGTCCAATATTCTGGCTGCTCAATTGCACGCTACAGCGACCGGTCAGACCGGTCAGACAGATGACAAGAATCAG GAGAAGATGAAGAACAAGTTGCTCGAGGTCTCCGGCGAGGAGAGCAACATGGACGTGACGAGCGAAAGCGGCAGCAACACAGACGTTGTGACGGATACCGACGACGACAACACGGACGGCGTCTCCAGCGCGAAGAGAAGAAAGGTGAAGCCCAGCGAGAGGGATCTCCAGGTGCCGCTGGAGCGTGGCTGGAAGCGGGAGACCGTGATCAAGGGATTGGGGAAGTCGGGAGTGATAAAGGGTGACGTGTCTTATTACAGCCCTTGCGGAAAGACGTTCAGAAGCAGCCCGGATTTAGCCAAG TTTCTAGAGCAACAGAATCCGCCCGAGTTGACGACCGCCAACTTTTCGTTCTCCTCTCGTCCTCTGGTAGGCGAGTTTCTTCAACCGACGATGGGCCTCGCGGAGGCGGAATTCGTCAGGTTGGGGGCTCAGGAAGTGGCGAGAAGATTGGAGGAGTTGAGAGCCGCGGGTGGTTTCAGGGACTCGAGGACGAATAACCAATACGAGAGGGAGAAGTTGGCGTACGCGAAAAAATTGGCCAAGGAGGAGGCGCAGCGACATAAGGAACAGGCTAG GTTGATCAAGGAGCAGGAGAAAACGGAGAGACAGGAGGCGGTTAGACGGGAGCGGGAGATTAGGAATCAACAGTTGCTCGAG GAACGCGAGCTGAAGCGGCAGCAGGCAGTTATGCTGAAAGAACAG ATGTACATGCAGGAGCTCACCAAGCAGCGCGAGATGCTCTACACCGTCGAGCTG gAAAGAGAACGAAGGAGGCAGCACATGGCATTGGTTCGAGCGTTAGAAAACCGCCGAAAAatggaggaaagagagaaaaaacgatTGGAGGCGAGAGCTGAAAGAATAGCAACGAAAGAAAAACGCGCCGAACAGAGGAAGATGGAGATGGAACTGATCGAACAAATCAGAAAGCCTGTTGAGGACATGGAACTAACTG ATCATAGATCACTGCCAGAACTAAAACGAATACCTGGTCTGAAATTATCCGGCCAAGCGTTTGCAGACATTGTAATGGTGTTTGAATTTCTGCATAATTTCGGCGAGACTTTAGGCTTTG atatggaATCGCTCCCAAGTCTAAAAAGCCTTCAATTGGCGTTGCTCAATGATGAGGAAGCGGAGGAAGAGCTTCTGTCCGTGATGACACATTTGTTAGTATGTGCGATCGAGGATCCAGGAATCCCTCAACCAGCGAGACACACGACAGGCCTTGGCCAAAGCCTCCGACAAGCTGATATAACGCATGCCAACATCAGTGAGGTGTTACGAATCTACTTATACGCGAACGCGACAGGAGAAGTGAAGGCTCTGACAGGAGTATGTCTAGAACGGGAACGCGATAAGAAATTTGCCGATCATCATCAAAATGGTGGTGATTACGCTTCTACCTGTTCGGGCAAAAATGCTCAATTTTACGAGCATTTACATAACAACGAAACATGGAGGATGTCCGAAAGGCTGAGAGACAAACCATTCCTAGCTTTGAATCCGACGCACAAGGCACAAATGCTCGCGTTTCTCTGTAACGAGCTATTGCAGAACAAGGCTGTGATCAGACAGATCGAAGGAAGCTTGGAAACAGTAGCTCagttaagaaaagaaagattcgtTTTGGATACAAAGATAAGAAA ATTGAGACAATTACATAGTCGAAAAGTACGAATGGAAGCAGTGGGTGTGATAGTTAATAAAACTGGAGACACAATTACGATTGAGAAAAAAGAGGGCGATGAGGAGGGTAACACGTCGTCAACGGCAGTAGGTACGACACCCACTCCTGATGAGATTCATCATGAAGATGAAGTTGAAGACATGTCCGAAAATGAGAGTGAAGGAACTCAACCTGAGgag GAAGAAGACAAAAATCTCTCTGGTGAAGAGCTCGGTAAAAAGTtggacaaattattaaaacaatcagAAGAACAATTGCAAAAATTGAATAGCTCTTCAAAACAACTACGAGCCCATATATTTGGCCAAGATAGGTATTGGAGAAGATATTGGGAATTAGCATGCGCAGGTGGCATTTTCGTCGAGGCCATGGAAAGCGCAGAACCTGAAATCCTTGAGTTGCAGGCTGAATTAGACGAAAAGTACAAAGATGTATCGATggaggagaaaagagaaacaaaacaAGAAGACACCAAAGTCGAAAATCGGGAGAATGAAGCTCCTAATGAtgtaaagaaggaaaagaaattcaattcaaatgaTCAAGAAGATACGAAATCTTTAATAGAGAAAACAAAATCTGAAATTGAAGATATTAATTGTAAGAAAGAACCTATGCAAAACtgtgaaaatttaacgaatgttaaggaagagaaaaagaatgatttgGATAATTCAATGACTGATGCAAAGACCAATGTTACATCTGAAGAGATTAAACAAGAAACAGAAGTAGTTAGTATGGATGTGGATgtcaaagaagaaacaaaaaaagaaaatgacgaAACGGATGAAGATATGAAACCAGCAGTGAAGATGATGGAagataaaattgttgaaacaATTCCAAACGGTGATAAATTCAATCATGTGAATAACCTTCATAATGGGAAGGAATTGAATGGCACTTTTATTTCTA ataATAGTAACGAATCGAATTGGTTCTCAATTTTACCTCGGGAAACTTGTGATACTCCAGGACCAAGTACCAAACAAATATTTGGAATAGCCGAACCAACTGAACTGAGAATACCAGTATTTCCTCCACCGGCTAGTCCAAATTACGATAGATGTGATAGTCCTGCTCCTTTAATTTTGACTCAAGACGAAGCAGCGCaacttgaatatttaaaagttcatGGTTTACCACCTCCTGGAGAAGCTAAACCAGTACCAAATG ACTTAAGATATGGCTGGTGGAGAATAACGGATGTTGATACGTTTCAAGAATTGCTGGAACATCTTCATTCTCGCGGTGTTCGCGAAAAAGAACTAAAACGTACAACATGGGCAACTATGGAATCTTTCTTAGCTGTTACAGGCAAGATCAATGTAGATCCTGGCAATCTTACTGCTACAGAACTTCAAGCGACACCTGATGAACCTGATACGCCAATTCCAAAACCAGACAATCCGGCAGTTTGGAGCGAACAAGTTGCGCTACGCGTGGATGCGCAATTATTGGAACAAGTTGAGGCCCTAGAAGATAAAGTCGCAAATGCCAGCATGCAGGTCAAAGGCTGGAAACTGCCTCCACGGGCAGGAACCGAGGAGgctgaagaaattgaaaaactaaACGAAATGGAAAAGATCAGTGCAGTTGAACAAGCACGGCAAAGGTTATTGTCTCTAGAGGCCGCTATAGAAAGGAGATATTTGAAACCACCGTTAGGTGTTTG caCGGGAGATCCAAACTTGGCGGCTTTAAAGGCAGAACAAGCAGCTGCTGCAAATGcgaattcgaataattcggATCAGAGCAATCAGACTCCAGTACCTCAAGAAGAAACAACTCCAAGAGGGCTAAACAACTGGCGAGAGGCAACAGCTCGAGCACATACATCCGCTCAGCTGGCCATGGCACTTTATATGTTGGAGGCTAGCATCGCTTGGGACAAGAGCATCATGAAGGCTGTGAGTCTAACACCAGCTAGAAACTCGGTCTGCGTCAAGCTACGAAACCGCTGCGTCTCACTCAAAGCTACCACTCAATACAATCAGCTATTGACTACTTCTCAGGCCTCT AATTGTCAATTTTGTCATAGCGGAGATAACGAAGACAAATTATTACTGTGTGATGGTTGTGACCGCGGCTATCATACTTATTGTTTCCGTCCAAAAATGGAAAACATTCCTGATGGTGACTG GTATTGTCACGAATGCATGAATAAAGCAACAGGGGAGCGAAATTGTTTGGTATGTGGAAAGAGAGTTGGTAAAAACTTAGTATTATGTGAACTCTGTCCAAGGGCTTATCACACTGACTGCCACAATCCTGTTATGCCAAAA ATGCCAAGGGGAAAATGGTATTGTTCTAATTGCCACAGTAAACAACCAAAGAAGAGAAATAGTAGTCGAAGGAGTCATACCAAAGGGGGAGGCACCAGAGAAAGTGAAAGTTCTGATCATCCACCAGCTAG TCCAACGCCGTCAACGGCATCGAACACACACGTAGAGGACGTCAGTTCATCGGAACCAGCAACCCCAACTGCCTCACCACGGAAGGAGGGAAACAATAGGACGCTCACGAAGAAACAACAACGAGAGTTGGCTCCTTGTAAGGTGCTACTCGAACAGTTGGAGCAACAGGACGAGGCCTGGCCGTTCCTCTTGCCGGTGAACACCAAACAGTTTCCTACctacaagaaaattattaaaacaccCATGGATCTCAGTActattaagaagaaattgcAGGATTCCGT GTACAAGTCTCGCGATGAGTTTTGCGCCGATGTCAGACAGATGTTCATCAACTGCGAGGTATTCAACGAGGACGACAGTCCCGTGGGGAAGGCCGGACATGGGATGCGCAGTTTCTTCGAAATGCGTTGGACCGAGATTACTGGCGCACCACCTCCACACCCGCAAACGCATAGCTGA